Genomic DNA from Candidatus Hinthialibacter antarcticus:
TCGGCGTGTTCAATTTCAAAATAGCGCCCCGTGATCGCCACGCCGCACGAATCGCAATGATGTAGTTTCGGCAGGCAATCAATACAGGCGCCCGACGCCAAGTCGATGCGGCTGCGCGGGGTAGGCCGGTTGCAAACTTTGCATTTGGGTGCGCGGGAATAGCAGCTGGCGCAATAAAACTGCTCTGCGTTCGGCTTGTTGGCTTCGCCCTCTTTCGTGGGTTCCGCGAACGTATAATACCGGCCTTGGATGCGCTTTTGACAGATTGTGCAATATTTGGCTTCGGCGGCGCAGGGGCGACACAGGCGTTCACCGCGTTGCAACAGAATGTCTTTATGAACATGAGGCAGTTTGCAGGCTTCGCACTTGGGATATTTTTTATCGCAATCCGAGCAAACCACTAAACGCTTACTCGACGACTTATATACCATGTAGCGGCCTTGGATTTCTTCGCTACAAAAATGACAGGTCGTCGCAGAGAGCGCCCGTCGGCTTGCGGTCAGACCCAAACCAAAACAAAGCAATCGAAGAACAGCGCTGCGTCTTAAAATCATAGTCGGGTTCCCATCTAGAGACGCCGAGTCAGCCGGAATGTTTCCGGTTTCTACTATGTAAGACGCGCGGGAATGAAGCTTTTCACACATTTCTCTAGTATTGTATCTGTTTTGTATAAAAAAACCTAATCCGTTGATAGAGGCTTGCCAGTATAACTGCATCCATAATAGGTCTTGCGCATCCACGCGCCCGTCTCCATTGATATCGGTGCGAGCAGAAAGAGACGGTGTGGGCGTGACCGCGTGACGGAGGTTGAAAAAAGATGAAATTCTAACGCATCCAGCGCCAAATTTTTGACAGCATTCGTTTTTTGCCCGGCGTTAGTTTGGTTTTGTTATACAAATCGCCGCACTGCCGAATCGCCTCAGCCTTGGTTGGATAGGGGTGGATGACGCCAGCGATTGATCCCAGGCTGATCTTCTTTTTCATCGCCAGGGTAATTTCGTTAATCATGTCGCCTGCATGGTTCGCAACGATAACGCCGCCAAGAATTTTGTCTGAACCTTTTTGCGTGATGATTTTCACAAAGCCTTCGGTTTCACCGTCCGCCAGAGCGCGGTCGACGTCTTTGAACGATTTTTGATAGACATCGTATTCAATTCCCTTCTCTATCGCCTCATTTTCACCCAGACCCACATGCGCAATTTCAGGCCGCGTGTAGGTGCACCAGGGGATAATCAGGTCTGTCCATTTTTGTTTGGTCGGCAAGAAAGAAAACAGCCCGTTGCGAATCACGATTCGCGCCGCAAAATCGGCGGTGTGAGTAAACTGATAGGGCAAGCAAATATCGCCGCAAGCGTAAATCGACGGGTTGGTCGTGCGCAGGGTTTCATCGACTTTGACGCCGCGACGGTCATACTCAACTCCTACGCTTTCGAGGTTGAGGCCTTCGACGTTGGGGCGCCGACCGACCGCGAGCAAGATCGCATCGACTTCGATGGTTTCTTTCTGGCCATCTTTTTCAAGTTCGACCATTTTGGCGCCGTTGTCGTTCCATGCTTTAGAAAACTTACTTCCAAAACGAATGTCGACGCCGCTGTTTTGCATCGCCTGGGTCAAGACGGCGGCGGCGTCCGGGTCTTCGCGTCCCAATAAATTAGATGACGCCTCAACGAGGGTGATCTCTGAACCGAGCGCATGAAACGCCTGCGCCAATTCACAGCCAATCGGGCCGCCGCCGACCACTAACATGCGGCGGGGACGTTCGGTCAAGTTAAACACGGTCTCGTTGGTGAGATAGCCGGTTTCCTCTAAACCAGGGAGCGGCGGGACAAACGCGCGCGCACCGGAAGCGATGACTGCTTTCTTAAACCGCAGGGTCTGTCCGCCAACGGAAACCGTATCGGAACCGCTAAAAGACGCCTCGCCCAAAAATACATCGACGCCCAAATCCCGAAACCGCGCGGCGGAATCATGCGGGCTAATGTCGCTGCGCACCCGGCGCATCCGTTGCATAACCGCGCCGAAATCCACATCAATATTCCCTTCGATGCGAACGCCCAGCGTTTTTGCGGCTTCAATATCCTGTACGGCATGAGCGGCGCGCAGCAGCGCCTTGGATGGGACGCAGCCGACGTTTAGACAATCGCCGCCCAGCATATTTTTTTCGATCAACGCGACTTTCGCGCCCAGGCCAGCGCAGGCGGCGGCAGTGACAAGCCCCGCCGTTCCCGCGCCAATCACAACCATGTTGTAGCGGCCCGACGGCGTTGGATTCACCCAATCAGCGGGCTTTACGTTTTCAATCCACTTTTGGTTGTGTTCATCTTGTGGCCATTCATGAAAAAAGTTCGCCATGGTTTTCTCCGATTTGAATTAAGATGGACTGCAAATCCACTCTGCCAGGGGGGATCAAAGACAACATCGCTTAACTCGCTGAATCGGCGTCGCCTGTTTTCGCTAATCGTTTTTTGGCTTTGCGGATGATAGCGGTCATGATGACCAGCACTGCGGCGACCACGAATAGCAACGCCCAGGGTACAGTTCCATCTTGAATCGCCTGAACAATTGCATCTGAGCCAACAACGTACACCACAGTAAACGGTAACATGCACAGCCATGACCACAATACATACGTTTTGAAATCCACCCGCGTGAGCCCGAATCCATAATTCAAAACGTTAAAAGGAAATATCGGAATCAAACGTGTAATCATCACAATGATGTCGCCTTCTTTTTCGGTGAGTTTATCTAGTTTTTGAAAGCGCTCGTTTCCTTCTAACCACCCTTTAATTGAATCGCGGGCAAGATAACGGGCGATGAGAAAACAGATTGAAGCGCCGATCGTTGATCCGATGCTGACGAGAATTGTCCCTAAAACAGAGCCGAATAATGCGCCGCCCATGAAGGTCATGATTGTGCCTGGCAAACAGGCGACAGTGGCGCCAATGTAGAGCAAGACATAAACAACCGGCCCCCAAGCGCCCAGGCCTTCGATCCACCCTCGGGCTGATTCGAGCCACTCGCCGACCCCCAAGGCTTTTAGCGCCCAGGTAGCGGCAATGACTGCAATCAATAATCCAATGGGTTTGATCAGCGCGGCTATGGATTTCTTTTTGAGTTGAGAGGGTTTCTCTATGACATCAGGCGTTGGTTCATTGGTATCCATTGTTTTTCCTTATTGTTCGTTCAACGACCAGTCATATTCGAGAAACGAGACGGATATTGGTTTGGCTTTCATTGAGGCCTGCTGCGGTTCATTCAAATACGGCCACAGAAAATTTATCACGCCGCGTTGTTCCGGGTTCAGCAATTTCAATTCTTCGCGCGGTTCTTCGTATTGAACGAAGTCGCCTGCATACCATTTCAATATCATCGACAGTTTGACAACGCCCGTGTTGGAATCATATTGAAAATCAAATGGACGAGCGACAAAGCGACGCACCTGCGCGTCTAACTGTTCATCCAAGCGCTCGCCCAGATATGGTTCGTTCAACAAAACGGGACACCCCATCGAAGCGCAATTCACCGCGAAATGGATGCGCGGCTCATTGAAATGCTTACGCAACATGCCATGCTCGATCCCGTCGAGCGTTTCCATTTTACCCATGAGATTCCATTGTAGTTTGTCCCACACGCCGCTAATTTGGCGAATGCTGTTCGCGGGAAAACGCAATCGGCCAAATAGCGATGATTGAATTGGATAATGGTCAATGAGGGCTTTGAGAGTACAAGCGTTGTAGACGTTAATGAGAAACGCAATGCGGTCCGGCTCCGCCCATTTTTCGTATTGCGATGCATCTAACGAAGCAACCGCATCGAGAAACGAATTGAGCGTCCCTGCGTCCTGTTTCAACCCGGCGTAATCAACCAGCCCCTGGTCAGAAACAGATCGCGCCAATACTGACTGATAATCCACATAATCAAACGTAGAGACAGATTCCTCCATCGCATATAACGGCCCCAAAACGGACAATGCAACAACAACGATTACGCAAATCTTCCTCTTTCTGGAGCGCAGCATGGCCCAGTCCCTTCAAAATCAAAATGTGTTTGTATCAAATCAGAGGCGTGAAATTAAGGCAATACGGCGCCGCTGCAAGAAGACCCGCACCCGGCGGTGCAACCAAAACAATGCTCGCCGGTTTCGATGCGCCGCGTCGCCAATACGGCAGGATCAAAGTTTTTGATATGGTTGGGCGCGCCGTGATTCACAGGAATTTTTAGAGCGAGATTAAAATCGCAGTCATACAACACGCCGTCCCAATCGACGTTGACTTGATGACGACACATCAAGCCATCGACCGTGGCGTTGTTAAACGCGCCGACGAGCATGTCCATATAATCTTTGTCTTTCTTTTGACGGCGCAGGTCGGTTTGAAAGCGTCCGATGGGCATGTTGGTAATGGTCAGCAGTTGGGTGAATGATACGCCGAAGCGGTCGCGGAGTTCCCGCCGATAGTCTTGTTCCAGCGTCGCTTGGTTGGGCGGCAGATACGGCCCCAGCGGGTTATAAACCAGATTGAGTTGCATGTCCGGCCCGACGCCATAGCCGATTTCGTTCAATCGTTGCAATGCTTTGACGCTGCCTTCATAGACGCCGTCGCCGCGCTGCTTATCGACATTCTCTTGCAAATAACACGGCAGCGACGCCACCAAATGAACATTCTGTTCTTTGAAAAATTCGGGAAAGTCGGTATAGCCGTCTTCAAGAAGAATGGTCAGATTGGTGCGTACTTGCACTTCAAAACCGTGACTGCGAAGCGACTGAATAAAGCGTTTTAAATGAGGATGGATTTCCGGTGCGCCGCCTGTGATATCCACCAAACGTGAATTGGCGCGACGCGCCGCATCAATGACTTGTCGCATGGTTTCCCACGTCATCATTTCTTTGCGGCTGGGCGATGATTTGACATGGCAATGAACGCAGGCCTGATTGCACTTTAAACCAACATTGACTTGAAACACGTCGATGCTGGCGCCGTGCATCGGCTGACCAAACAGCTCAATAATTTTCTGGTCAAACAAATTCATGCCTGCATTCTCCTAAACATTCAATTGTTCAAATATTAATATACGTCAAAAAATAACTTACAAACCCATTGTACAAAAAGGACGCGAGGAAAGAAATAATAATTCAATTATTTTTGCCCCTCGGCCCGTGAACAAAATCAGGCGGACGAAATCGCCCGCCTGATGGTACTTTATCTTTTATCAAACAATACGCATTAATGAGATGCTTATCCTTCTTTCAACGCCGTCGCCAGATCGAGCATGGCTTTTTTGCCGTCGCCGAAGAGCATCAGGCAGTTGTCCATCTTGAATAATGGATTATGCAATCCCGCGAAGCCTGGACTGAGGCTGCGTTTCACGACAACCACGGTGCGCGATTTATCGACGTCTAAAATCGGCATGCCCGCGATTGGACTATCAGGGTCCGTACGAGCCAACGGATTGACAACGTCGTTGGCGCCGATGACGAGCGTCACGTCGGTGTTGGCGAAACTGGGGTTGATCTCGTCCATCTCTTTCAGTTTGTCATACGGAATATCCGCTTCAGCCAAGAGGACGTTCATGTGGCCCGGCATACGCCCCGCGACCGGGTGAATAGCAAACTCGACGACCGCGCCGCGCGCTTCGAGCAGGTTGGTGATGTCTCGCACCGCGTGTTGCGCTTGCGCCACCGCCATGCCGTAGCCGGGAACGATCACCACGCGCTGGGCGGTTTCCATCAACATCGCGACTTCGTCCGCCGAGGTCGCTTTGACTTTGCCTTCATAATATTCATCGCGGTCCATCGTCTGTCCGCCGCCGTCGCCCATACCAACGAAGAAGACATTCGCCAGCGAGCGGTTCATCGCCTTGCACATAATCGCGGTCAGAATCACGCCGGACGCGCCAACCAGCGAACCGGAGACAATCAACACATTATTGTTGAGCACAAACCCGGTCGCCGCAGCCGCAAGGCCGGAGCAGGAATTCAAAAACGCAATAATAACTGGCATGTCGGCGCCGCCAACCGGCAAAACGAACAAGACGCCCAATATCGATGCGGCAATAACAACAATCCAATAATACTGAAAAACTGATTCCGCATTCGGCATCGCCATCAAGACGGTCAAAGCGATACAGAGGACCAGTAAAGCGAGGTTCACAAATTGAACGCCGGGAAAACGGATCGGCTTGCCCGGCAAAAGTTCCTGCAATTTAGCGAACGCAATCAGGCTCCCAGTAAAAGTCACGGCGCCAATGGTTCCTGACAACGCTGTAGAAACCGTCATCTGCATACTGGTCGCGCCCAGCATCATCAGTGCGCCGCCCGCCACAAACACGGACGCGCCGCCTCCGAAGCCATTGAATAACGCCACTAATTGCGGCATGGCCGTCATCTGAATTTTAACTGCGAGCACAGCGCCAATGACGCTGCCAACGATCACGCCAGCGATGATGACTTCAAAATTCACCACGCTGCGGTCAAATAACGTAACCACAATTGCGAGTAACATTCCCAACGAGCCAAGAATGTTGCCGCGTACGGCGGTGCGGGGGTGGGTCAGCCCTTTCAGGCCCATAATAAAAAGAATGGATGCCAGCAAATAGGCAAGATTGATGATTGATTCGCGCATAGTAATTATCCTATGGTAGTTCGACGCTGATTATTTTCGTTTAAACATCTCGAGCATACGGTGGGTGACCCAAAATCCGCCGACCACGTTGATGGTCGCGAACACAACAGCAAAAAAACCAAGCACCGTCGTCAATAACTCATGCTCGCCGCCGGACGCCAAAATGGCGCCGATCAATGTGATTCCTGAAATGGCGTTTGAGCCTGACATGAGCGGCGTATGCAGCGTTGGAGGCACTTTGGTGATAATTTCAAATCCAATAAAAATGGCTAAAACGAAAATGGTGAGTCCAGTTACGAGAATTTCCATTTAGGTTTCGCTCCCTTCTGTGGAAAGGCCCAGCAATTCACGAAGCCGCGCATGAGGCACGTCGCCGTTTTGCGCGATTAAGGTTTCGCGGGTAATTTCATCTTCGAGATCGAGTTGCAACGCGCCGTCTTTGATTAAGTGCTTTAAGAACGTCGCGACGTTTTTTCCAAACATCTTGCTGGCGTGGTATGGAATGGTTGATGAAAGATTGAGCGGCCCCATCAACGAAACGCCGTTAATATCAACCGTCTGTCCCGGCTCGGCGCCTTCGCAGTTGCCGCCGCGTTCCGCCGCCAAGTCGATAATCACTGAACCAGGCGCCATGCCCTCAATCATATCGCGAGTGACGAGAATCGGCGCCTTGCGTCCGGGAATCGCCGCCGTGGTAATCACCACGTCATTACGCACCACGACGTCTTTCATCATCTGCTGTTGTTTCTGATAAAATTCTTCGCTCTGCGCTTTGGCGTAGCCGCCCTTGTCTTCGGAGCCTTCGGTTTCAAGGTCAAACTCCACAAAGGTAGCGCCGAGGCTT
This window encodes:
- a CDS encoding mercuric reductase, with the translated sequence MANFFHEWPQDEHNQKWIENVKPADWVNPTPSGRYNMVVIGAGTAGLVTAAACAGLGAKVALIEKNMLGGDCLNVGCVPSKALLRAAHAVQDIEAAKTLGVRIEGNIDVDFGAVMQRMRRVRSDISPHDSAARFRDLGVDVFLGEASFSGSDTVSVGGQTLRFKKAVIASGARAFVPPLPGLEETGYLTNETVFNLTERPRRMLVVGGGPIGCELAQAFHALGSEITLVEASSNLLGREDPDAAAVLTQAMQNSGVDIRFGSKFSKAWNDNGAKMVELEKDGQKETIEVDAILLAVGRRPNVEGLNLESVGVEYDRRGVKVDETLRTTNPSIYACGDICLPYQFTHTADFAARIVIRNGLFSFLPTKQKWTDLIIPWCTYTRPEIAHVGLGENEAIEKGIEYDVYQKSFKDVDRALADGETEGFVKIITQKGSDKILGGVIVANHAGDMINEITLAMKKKISLGSIAGVIHPYPTKAEAIRQCGDLYNKTKLTPGKKRMLSKIWRWMR
- a CDS encoding TVP38/TMEM64 family protein, which encodes MDTNEPTPDVIEKPSQLKKKSIAALIKPIGLLIAVIAATWALKALGVGEWLESARGWIEGLGAWGPVVYVLLYIGATVACLPGTIMTFMGGALFGSVLGTILVSIGSTIGASICFLIARYLARDSIKGWLEGNERFQKLDKLTEKEGDIIVMITRLIPIFPFNVLNYGFGLTRVDFKTYVLWSWLCMLPFTVVYVVGSDAIVQAIQDGTVPWALLFVVAAVLVIMTAIIRKAKKRLAKTGDADSAS
- a CDS encoding DUF547 domain-containing protein, yielding MLRSRKRKICVIVVVALSVLGPLYAMEESVSTFDYVDYQSVLARSVSDQGLVDYAGLKQDAGTLNSFLDAVASLDASQYEKWAEPDRIAFLINVYNACTLKALIDHYPIQSSLFGRLRFPANSIRQISGVWDKLQWNLMGKMETLDGIEHGMLRKHFNEPRIHFAVNCASMGCPVLLNEPYLGERLDEQLDAQVRRFVARPFDFQYDSNTGVVKLSMILKWYAGDFVQYEEPREELKLLNPEQRGVINFLWPYLNEPQQASMKAKPISVSFLEYDWSLNEQ
- the arsS gene encoding arsenosugar biosynthesis radical SAM protein ArsS (Some members of this family are selenoproteins.), with translation MNLFDQKIIELFGQPMHGASIDVFQVNVGLKCNQACVHCHVKSSPSRKEMMTWETMRQVIDAARRANSRLVDITGGAPEIHPHLKRFIQSLRSHGFEVQVRTNLTILLEDGYTDFPEFFKEQNVHLVASLPCYLQENVDKQRGDGVYEGSVKALQRLNEIGYGVGPDMQLNLVYNPLGPYLPPNQATLEQDYRRELRDRFGVSFTQLLTITNMPIGRFQTDLRRQKKDKDYMDMLVGAFNNATVDGLMCRHQVNVDWDGVLYDCDFNLALKIPVNHGAPNHIKNFDPAVLATRRIETGEHCFGCTAGCGSSCSGAVLP
- a CDS encoding NAD(P)(+) transhydrogenase (Re/Si-specific) subunit beta, with protein sequence MRESIINLAYLLASILFIMGLKGLTHPRTAVRGNILGSLGMLLAIVVTLFDRSVVNFEVIIAGVIVGSVIGAVLAVKIQMTAMPQLVALFNGFGGGASVFVAGGALMMLGATSMQMTVSTALSGTIGAVTFTGSLIAFAKLQELLPGKPIRFPGVQFVNLALLVLCIALTVLMAMPNAESVFQYYWIVVIAASILGVLFVLPVGGADMPVIIAFLNSCSGLAAAATGFVLNNNVLIVSGSLVGASGVILTAIMCKAMNRSLANVFFVGMGDGGGQTMDRDEYYEGKVKATSADEVAMLMETAQRVVIVPGYGMAVAQAQHAVRDITNLLEARGAVVEFAIHPVAGRMPGHMNVLLAEADIPYDKLKEMDEINPSFANTDVTLVIGANDVVNPLARTDPDSPIAGMPILDVDKSRTVVVVKRSLSPGFAGLHNPLFKMDNCLMLFGDGKKAMLDLATALKEG
- a CDS encoding NAD(P) transhydrogenase subunit alpha, with amino-acid sequence MEILVTGLTIFVLAIFIGFEIITKVPPTLHTPLMSGSNAISGITLIGAILASGGEHELLTTVLGFFAVVFATINVVGGFWVTHRMLEMFKRK